In candidate division KSB1 bacterium, the genomic stretch GGACGAAATTCCATTCGCCACATCAGAGTCAGCTCCCGAAAGCGTCCTTCATCCGGCCGAAAAAGGACTTGTCGCCCGCCCCGGGCCGGAAGTTCTCGCTCCGCTTCAGCTCCTCGATGAGCTCTCGCTCGCGCGGGGTCAACTTCGACGGCACATGCAGTTTGACCTCCACCAGCTCGTCGCCGACGTGCCGCGAATTCACTGCCGGCAGACCCTTCCCGCGCATGCGCAAAATCCGCCCGGGAATCGTGCCCGGCTCGATCTTCAGCCGCGCCTGGCCGGTCAAGGTCGGCACATCGACTTCATCCCCGAGGATCAATTGCGGAATGCTCAGCAGCAGCGTGTAGAGGATGTTGTCCCCGTCGCGGCGAAAATGCTCGTGCTCGACCTCTTCGATAATCGCGATCAGATCCCCCGCCGGACCGCCCCGCGGACCCGCATTGCCTTCGCCGCGCAGCGTCAGATAATTGCCCGTCGCCACCCCGGCCGGAATGCTCACGTCCACGACCGCGTCCTCGCGATCGCGCCCCTCGCCCCGACACTGCGCACACGGCTCGGGAATGATCTTGCCTTCGCCGCGACACTGCGTGCAGGGCTGGATGTTCACGAACTGGCCCAGAATCGTGTTCGACACCTGCCGAATCTGTCCCGTCCCCTTGCACGTGGGACATGTCTTGCGCTGCGTCCCCTTCTTCGCACCGGAACCGTCGCATTCGTGACACTTCGCGTACCGCTTCACCCGGATCTTCTTCGTGACTCCGGTCGCGATTTCTTCGAGCGTCAAATTCAGCTTGACCTGCAAATCGCTGCCGCGCACGCGCTGCGGACCGGAACCGCCCCGCGACTGCTGGCCAAACGCGCCGCCGAACATGCCGCCTTCCATGAACTGCCGCAACGCGTCGGACAGATCAAACTCGAAGCCGCCGCTCCACTGCTGCTGCTGCGCCGCCCCCGGTCCGGTCGCCTGATGACCAAAGCGATCATAACGCGCGCGCTTCTCCGCGTCGGACAGCACGGAGTAGGCCTCGCCAACCTCCTTGAACTTCTCCTCCGCCGTCTTGTCGGCCTTATTGCGATCGGGATGATACTGCATCGCGAGCTTGCGATAGGCCTTCTTGATCTCCTCCTCGCTCGCGCTGCGCGGAACTCCCAAAATCTCGTAGTAATCGTGTTTCGTGGACATGCGGCTGGCGCGTTAACGCGCGGCTTCCTCCCCGTCCCCGGATTCGCCCGCCGGCGCGACCTCCCCGGAGACGATCACCTGCGCATGGCGAATCACACGCTCGCCCAGCCGATAACCGGGAGCGAGCACCAGCAGCACCGTACCCGCCGGAAATCCGGCCATCGGCTGCACCGCCATCGCTTCGTGCTCCACCGGATCGAAGGGCTGACCCAGACTCTCCAACTTCGTAACCCCGCGCGCCGCGAACGCCGACCACAACTTGCCGCGAATCAGCTCCACACCCTTACGGTACGGATCGTCCTGCGGCATATTCCGGTCCGCCAGCATCCGGTCGAAATCATCGAGCACCGGCAACAGCGACAACAAAACCGTCTCTACCGCCACGTCGCGCACCGCGTCCAACTCGCCGCGCGTGCGCTTGCGAAAGTTTTCGAACTCCGCCAGCTTCCGCACATACTTGTCGCGCCACTCTTCAGCCTCGCGCCGCAGCTGCTCCAGCTCGGCGGACGGCTCCAACGCCGCGCCGCCCGCCGCCGCTTCCGCGGGAGTAATCGGTGTATCTTCGTTCATCGAATGTCGTGCAGGTTTCATTTGACCGCGGAGCCGCCGCGCAGATGCCGGTTGATCGTGTGCGCGGTGAACTCGACCAGACTCTTCAGCTTCGAGTAGTCCATCCGCGTCGGGCCGATGACGCCCAGCTTGCCCGTAACCGTCGCCGTGCGATACCCCGACAACAACACCGACAAATCCTTCGCCCGCGCGTCCGGATTCTCGCTGCCAATCGTGATCGAGACTTCGCGACGCTCGTCGCTCTGCGATTGCAGCAGGTGAATGATGATGTCCTTGTCTTCGATCAGCTCGATGATCCCCCGCATCGAGC encodes the following:
- the dnaJ gene encoding molecular chaperone DnaJ, which produces MSTKHDYYEILGVPRSASEEEIKKAYRKLAMQYHPDRNKADKTAEEKFKEVGEAYSVLSDAEKRARYDRFGHQATGPGAAQQQQWSGGFEFDLSDALRQFMEGGMFGGAFGQQSRGGSGPQRVRGSDLQVKLNLTLEEIATGVTKKIRVKRYAKCHECDGSGAKKGTQRKTCPTCKGTGQIRQVSNTILGQFVNIQPCTQCRGEGKIIPEPCAQCRGEGRDREDAVVDVSIPAGVATGNYLTLRGEGNAGPRGGPAGDLIAIIEEVEHEHFRRDGDNILYTLLLSIPQLILGDEVDVPTLTGQARLKIEPGTIPGRILRMRGKGLPAVNSRHVGDELVEVKLHVPSKLTPRERELIEELKRSENFRPGAGDKSFFGRMKDAFGS
- a CDS encoding nucleotide exchange factor GrpE; this translates as MNEDTPITPAEAAAGGAALEPSAELEQLRREAEEWRDKYVRKLAEFENFRKRTRGELDAVRDVAVETVLLSLLPVLDDFDRMLADRNMPQDDPYRKGVELIRGKLWSAFAARGVTKLESLGQPFDPVEHEAMAVQPMAGFPAGTVLLVLAPGYRLGERVIRHAQVIVSGEVAPAGESGDGEEAAR